One region of Streptococcus parasanguinis genomic DNA includes:
- the aspS gene encoding aspartate--tRNA ligase — translation MKRSMYAGRVREEHIGTRITLKGWVSRRRDLGGLIFIDLRDREGIMQLVINPETVSAEVMATAESIRSEYVVEVTGLVEAREQANPNLPTGAVELKVEAITVLNTAKTTPFEIKDGIEANDDTRLRYRYLDLRRPEMLENLKLRAKVTHSIRNYLDELEFIDVETPFLSKSTPEGARDYLVPSRVNKGHFYALPQSPQITKQLLMNAGFDRYYQIVKCFRDEDLRGDRQPEFTQVDLETSFLSDQEIQDITEGLISRVMKETKGIEVTLPFPRMNYDDAMALYGSDKPDTRFEMLLQDLTELVKGVDFKVFSEAPAVKAIVVKGAADHYSRKDIDKLTEVAKQYGAKGLAWVKYAEGTLNGPVAKFLTDLTSDLTAALQLEDKDLVLFVADTLEVANATLGALRVRLAKELDLIDNNQYNFLWVVDWPMFEWSEEEGRYMSAHHPFTLPQAKTEHELEGDLSKVRAIAYDIVLNGYELGGGSLRINHKDLQERMFKALGFTKEAANEQFGFLLEAMDYGFPPHGGLAIGLDRFVMLLAGEDNIREVIAFPKNNKATDPMTQAPSVVSEKQLDELNLQVEVAEQE, via the coding sequence ATGAAACGTTCAATGTATGCTGGACGTGTTCGTGAAGAACACATTGGAACTCGTATTACCTTGAAAGGATGGGTTAGCCGTCGTCGTGACTTGGGTGGTTTGATCTTTATCGATCTACGCGACCGCGAAGGAATCATGCAATTGGTGATCAATCCAGAAACAGTTAGTGCAGAAGTAATGGCTACAGCTGAAAGCATCCGTAGTGAATATGTTGTAGAAGTGACAGGTCTTGTAGAAGCTCGTGAACAAGCTAATCCAAACTTGCCTACAGGAGCAGTAGAACTCAAAGTGGAAGCTATTACGGTTCTCAATACTGCAAAAACTACACCATTTGAAATCAAGGACGGAATTGAAGCCAATGATGATACCCGTCTTCGTTACCGCTACTTAGACCTTCGTCGTCCTGAGATGTTGGAAAACCTCAAACTCCGTGCAAAAGTAACCCATTCAATCCGCAATTACTTGGATGAATTAGAATTTATTGATGTGGAAACACCGTTTCTTTCTAAGTCAACTCCAGAAGGAGCACGTGACTACTTGGTTCCTTCCCGTGTCAATAAGGGTCATTTCTATGCCCTTCCTCAAAGTCCTCAAATTACAAAACAATTGTTGATGAATGCTGGATTTGATCGCTATTATCAAATCGTGAAGTGTTTCCGTGATGAGGATTTACGGGGAGACCGTCAACCTGAGTTTACACAAGTCGACTTGGAAACTTCTTTCTTGAGTGATCAAGAAATCCAGGATATCACAGAAGGCTTGATTTCACGTGTCATGAAAGAAACCAAGGGAATTGAAGTAACACTCCCATTCCCACGGATGAATTATGATGATGCCATGGCCTTGTATGGTTCAGATAAACCAGATACACGTTTTGAAATGTTGCTCCAAGACTTGACAGAACTTGTCAAGGGTGTAGATTTCAAAGTCTTCTCAGAAGCTCCGGCAGTTAAGGCGATTGTCGTCAAAGGTGCAGCGGATCATTACTCTCGTAAAGATATCGATAAATTGACAGAAGTTGCGAAGCAATACGGTGCAAAAGGTCTTGCTTGGGTGAAATATGCTGAGGGTACTTTGAACGGTCCTGTTGCGAAGTTCTTGACAGACTTGACAAGTGACTTGACAGCTGCTTTACAGTTAGAAGACAAAGATCTAGTTCTCTTTGTAGCAGATACTCTTGAAGTAGCCAATGCAACGCTTGGTGCTTTGCGTGTTCGTCTTGCGAAAGAGCTTGACTTGATTGACAACAATCAATACAACTTCCTTTGGGTAGTGGATTGGCCAATGTTTGAATGGTCTGAAGAAGAAGGCCGTTATATGTCTGCTCACCATCCATTTACACTCCCACAAGCTAAAACAGAGCATGAATTGGAAGGAGATCTTTCAAAAGTTCGAGCAATTGCCTATGATATCGTCTTAAATGGCTATGAATTAGGTGGAGGAAGCCTACGGATTAATCATAAAGATTTACAAGAACGGATGTTTAAGGCACTTGGATTTACAAAAGAAGCTGCCAACGAACAATTTGGTTTCTTGTTGGAAGCAATGGATTATGGTTTCCCACCACATGGAGGATTGGCGATTGGTTTGGACCGCTTCGTGATGCTTCTTGCAGGTGAAGATAATATTCGGGAAGTCATTGCCTTTCCTAAGAATAACAAGGCGACAGATCCAATGACACAAGCTCCTTCTGTCGTTTCTGAGAAACAATTGGATGAGTTAAACCTTCAAGTAGAAGTGGCAGAGCAAGA